The sequence CATGCCCGGGCAGAGGGTCATGCTGGGACGGCTGGAATTCGTGGGCGATGAGTTGGTGTTAACCGTCAACTCCGCTGAACGATTCGAAGCTGGACGCAGATGGCTGGACAAGTTGCCGGGTGTGGCCTTTGAGGCCGTTACGACACGATCTCTGGATCGGAGAGCGCACGACCTTCCCCTTGATGAGAAGATCAGCGAATCCGAACCTATCGAGATCACGCCGGAGATTGAATCGTCCCTGCAGGACTTCATGAACAAGCACTACATGGGCTGGATCGACACGCCGTTACCGGCACTGGGCGGCAAGACACCCCGGCAGACCTGCCGAACGGAGGCAGGACGTCAGCGGGTCCTGACACTGATTCGAACCATGCCGGACCCTTGCGGGCCTGTAGCCGTCAAGGTTCCCCGCACAGCCATGATGGCGGAGTTGGGACTGACAGAACAAGCCTCGCCGCCGGCGGCAGGCGTCAGTAAGCCCGACGCACCGATTCCAATCAGTGCAATTCCCCCGAAACCCAAGGCGGCTCGGAACGCTCCTTGTCCCTGCGGCAGCGGGCACAAGTACAAGAAGTGCTGCGGCCGATAGCGGCAAGGACGACCCTTCTCAGACCGTACAGGCGAGGCATACCCATATCACAAAAAGTCCATGCAACGCGTCTCGCAGAATCAATGGGCCGGGCTGGATTCGAACCAGCGTAGGCTCACGCCAACGGGTTTACAGCCCGTTCCCTTTAGCCACTCGGGCACCGACCCAAACTCAATCAAAACAAGAAGTTGCGCCGCATCGTACCACGATTGGGACGCATCGGGCGACCGAGTCCCCACTCGCATCCGAAGCCGGAGGCAGACACGCATTCCAGGCAACTTCGTCCCCACTGTACATTCGGCCGGCCGGTACTGCAAGGAAAATCGTGTTTGTTGCCATCCAAAAACGCGTTTCCCGTCTCGGCAGGTTCGTTCCACGGATCTCATTTGCCCTCCCGCCGGCTCGACCCTACAATCGAGGTTGTGGATTCGCGGGCCACATGGGCATCGTGCCGCCGAGGAGCGGAACCCGAGGACCGACTCGACAAGGGACTATCGTGATGGATGCAACGGGGTATGCCTAAGAAGATCGTTCTGCTGGTCAATCCGTCGAGAGAATACACCCGCCGCCTGCTCAGCGGCTTCGGGCAATATGCTCGTCTGCACACGCTGTGGACGTTCTACCGGCCCCTGGGGTTCGACGAGGCCGCCTGCGAAGGCAAGATTATGCCGTTTCTCAGAAGGCTCAAGCCCGACGGAGTCTTCATGCGGGAGCCCCCGGAGATCGACAGGATCGTCAAGATGGGCGTGCCGATCGTCTGTGTGCCATACACGCAAGAGCGAATACCGGGCGTCGTCAACCTGCTCAGCGATCATGAGGGCGCTGGGAAGACGGCGGCTCGACATCTGCTGGATCGGGGGTTGCACCATTTCGCCTACTGCGGTTTCGACGATTGGTGGTGGTCGCGCCGGCGCCGGGACAGTTTCTGCGCCGAGGTGAATCGTGCGGGTTTTCCGACCGACGTCTACGTGGCGCCGTGCGCCAAGTCGCGATCCCGGCGTCCATCGGGATGGGACGAAGAGATGCGCAGCGTGGGGTCCTGGCTTGCGGCCCTGCCGAAACCGGTGGGGGTCATGGCCTGCAACGACGACCGAGCCGAGGTGGTCCTCAATGCCTGCCGAACCGCCGATCTGCGGGTCCCCGATCAAGTGGCGGTCGTGGGCGTCGGCGACGACAGCATGATCTGCGATCTGTGCAGCCCCTCCCTTTCGAGCGTTGCGATGAATACCCAGAAGGTGGCCTACGACGCCGCCAAATCGCTCGATCGCATCCTCACGGGCCGCCAGTCGGACAGGCCCGCTCTCCGTATCCAGCCGACCGGCGTGGTGATGCGTCAATCGACGGACATCCTGGCAATTGAGGACACGCAGGTGGTGGCGGCCATGCGGTTCATTCAGAACCAGGCGAGAAGCCCTGTGACCGTCGAGGACGTGGCGGTTCACGCCGGCCTTTCGCGACGGATGTTGGAACGTCGCTTTCGCCGGGCACTCCAGCGGTCCGTCCACGACGAGATCCGCCGCAGCCGCCTCGACCGGCTGACAAGGCTGCTCGGGCAAACGCAGATGTCCATCTCAGAGATCGCCGAGGCGATGCGCTTCTCCGACGCAGCTCACATGTGCCGGTTCTTCCGCCGGGAAGCGGGAATCAGTCCGGCGCAATACCGCAAACAGCGGCTGATATGACACGCTGCCTTCGGGCATCGCGGCGCGGGCAACTCCGCAGAGGATGCCGCAAAATGGCAAACAATTGACGCAACATGGCCAGGAACCGAGACGGCAGAATCCCGATAATCGCGATGTAGAGAAGACACGTTGCCGCCGATCTGGGCAGCGCCAGACGGCGTCGAGGTCGAGTTGTGTACGCCGCGGTCATGCGGCATGGCAAGAACCGTCCAGTCCCCGGAACCACGGACAACCGAAGAGTCAGATTGCGAAGGAGGATGAACATGTCTCGAAAGATGCTTCCTGTTGTGCTGCTCGCCGCCGTCTTCGGATTGACGGCGGCAAAAGCGGGCGCTGTGGAATGGAGACGCGCCGCATACTGGGATGGACGCTACGCCACACAATGGGTCGGCAGCGGTGAGGCGATGCGCGACGCCCTGGCCGGCGCCGGCTACGCGATCCTCAACGCCGACGAGCTGAAGAGTTGGATGGACGAGCGCATCGACGACGGCGCGATGAGCGTGGTGGTGTTCTGTCGAGACGTCGTGCCCGACACGGTCACCGAGTCGCGATCGGCGGACTGCACGCTGCGTCAGTACCTCGATGCGGGCGGCAAGATCGTCTGGTACGGCGAGCTTCCGTTGTACTACCAGGGCCACGCCGATGGGACCACGACGACGTGGGGCCACGGAGGGTCCACCGCCATTCTGGGGTTCAACGCGGCCAATCAGCCCTATGAGAGCAACCAACAGGTGGTCCTGACATCGACGGGCACGGACTGGGGTCTGACTCAGAGGTGGGCCTCGACGCGGGCGACGACGATCCCCGACGACCCCGCCGGCTTCACCGTGCTGGCGAGGGCGGTGTTTTCATCGGCCGGCGGCAACAGCCGCTATGCCGCCGCATGGGCCAGGCATTACGTCGAGGACGACCGGTTCCGTGGATTCGTCCGTATCTGGGACGTGTATATCGGCTTTGGAAACACGATCATTGCCTCTCCCTCCGTGGAGGAGGTGATGGCTGTAGCCGAGTACGTCGCCTTCAAGGCCTCGGAGCCCCAGCCGGCAGACGGGGCCGACGGTGTGTCATCCGGCCCGTTGGCGTGGAGAGCCGGAGAGTACGTCATCTCGCATGCCGTCTACTTCGGGGCTTCGCCGGAGTTGGGTGAGGCCGACAAGGTCGATGAAACTCCGAGCAGCGTGACGCACTGGAACACGCCTGCCTTCGAGGCCGGCGCCACGTATTACTGGCGCGTCGATGAGATCGACGTGGATGGGATCGTTCGTGAAGGTGCTCTCTGGAGCTTTACCGCCGCTCCGTCGGCGGCCCATGCCCCCGTTCCGCAGGATGGCGCCGAGATGGTCGGCGCCGAACAGCCCGAACTGACCTGGTCGCCCGGTCTGGACGCCGTTTTGCACGAGGTCTACTTCGGCGACGATCCCAATGCCGTTGCCGAGGGCGCCGACGACACCTACCAGGGCAGCCAGGCCGAAGCCGCGTTCGTAGCCGGCTCGCTCGACCGGGGCAGGACGTATTACTGGCGCGTCGATGAGATCCTGTCCGACGGCACGACGGCGGTCGGGCCCGTCTGGAGCTTCACGACGCTCCAGCAGATCGCCCCCGTCGATCCCAGCCTGGTCGGCTGGTGGAAGTTCGACGAAGAGGATGGGACTGTCGCAATCGATTCATCCGGGCACGATCGCCACGGTACGCTCGCCGGATCGGTGGCCCGCGTTGACGGTCTGTTCGGCCGGGCCTTGGACTTCGAGCACGGCAATGCCAATGACGCCGTGGTGGTTCCCGCCTTCGATCTGCCGGACGGCGGCATCTCGATGGCCGCGTGGATTCGACCCGAGAGCTTCTCACAGCACGACGCCCGCATTATCGAGAAGGCCAGTGGTGTCGCGGCCGCCAATGACGCGTGGTGGATGCTGGGCTCGAACTCCAGCGGGTCCAATTACGTTCTGCGGTTCCGGCTCAAGACAAACGACGATCGCGACAGCACCACCCTGCTGGCCATGTCCGGGCCCTTGTCGGCCGGTGAGTGGGCCCATGCCGCCGCGACATGGGACGGCACGAACATGTTCCTGTACAAGGACGGAGAGCAGGTCGGCCAGAGCGGCAAGGGCGGCACCGCCGTGGCCGCCAACCCTGATCTCGACATCACCATCGGCAACAGCATCGTCGGCGGCGCCGGACTCCGCGCGTGGGACGGCCTCATCGATGACGTCCGGGTGTACAACAAGGCTCTGACGTTCAATGATCTCGATCAGGTGATGAAGGGCGACCCGCTGCCTGCGTCGGACCCGAATCCGGCCAACGGCGCCGCACCCGACAGCTCGGGCGCGGTCCTGCTGACCTGGCAGCCCGGAGAGCGGGCGTTCCAGCACGACGTCTATCTCGGCACGGACCGCGCGCTGGTCCGAAAGGCCGACGCCGCGGACGCGACCGGCATCTATCGCGGGCGGTTCAACGCGCCGAGCTACATGCCGAACCCGGTGGTTG comes from Anaerobaca lacustris and encodes:
- a CDS encoding LamG-like jellyroll fold domain-containing protein produces the protein MSRKMLPVVLLAAVFGLTAAKAGAVEWRRAAYWDGRYATQWVGSGEAMRDALAGAGYAILNADELKSWMDERIDDGAMSVVVFCRDVVPDTVTESRSADCTLRQYLDAGGKIVWYGELPLYYQGHADGTTTTWGHGGSTAILGFNAANQPYESNQQVVLTSTGTDWGLTQRWASTRATTIPDDPAGFTVLARAVFSSAGGNSRYAAAWARHYVEDDRFRGFVRIWDVYIGFGNTIIASPSVEEVMAVAEYVAFKASEPQPADGADGVSSGPLAWRAGEYVISHAVYFGASPELGEADKVDETPSSVTHWNTPAFEAGATYYWRVDEIDVDGIVREGALWSFTAAPSAAHAPVPQDGAEMVGAEQPELTWSPGLDAVLHEVYFGDDPNAVAEGADDTYQGSQAEAAFVAGSLDRGRTYYWRVDEILSDGTTAVGPVWSFTTLQQIAPVDPSLVGWWKFDEEDGTVAIDSSGHDRHGTLAGSVARVDGLFGRALDFEHGNANDAVVVPAFDLPDGGISMAAWIRPESFSQHDARIIEKASGVAAANDAWWMLGSNSSGSNYVLRFRLKTNDDRDSTTLLAMSGPLSAGEWAHAAATWDGTNMFLYKDGEQVGQSGKGGTAVAANPDLDITIGNSIVGGAGLRAWDGLIDDVRVYNKALTFNDLDQVMKGDPLPASDPNPANGAAPDSSGAVLLTWQPGERAFQHDVYLGTDRALVRKADAADATGIYRGRFNAPSYMPNPVVERGQQYFWRVDEINGDGTISTGHIWTFTVADYLIVDDFEGYTDNIDADETIFQTWIDGYFDGSSGSTVGYLGAPFAELGVVHGGRQSMPLHFDNSVAPYYSEAERSWFSPQDWTAYGGGSLQMQVRGRTLSGTTHYDPLSQTYTITGAGYNIWATSDQFHFAYKQLTGDGSITVRVDGMSEELPHGDPRVGVMIRDTLDYNAANAIVFAEPDPRTRLTARVTTGGDTSSVATIDGVGTTPIWLRLTREGFVFKAARSNDGVNWMPLLDSGSEVNISMMDPVYIGLVVCSHASGQFIEGRFSNVSTTGNVAPSGPFTVSRDVGIASNPPELLYVALEDSAGRMATVKHTGLATTDAWQRWEIPLADFPGVNPTAIRKMVIGVGDRSNPMPGGVGTIYIDDVRVMDTEP
- a CDS encoding AraC family transcriptional regulator; this translates as MPKKIVLLVNPSREYTRRLLSGFGQYARLHTLWTFYRPLGFDEAACEGKIMPFLRRLKPDGVFMREPPEIDRIVKMGVPIVCVPYTQERIPGVVNLLSDHEGAGKTAARHLLDRGLHHFAYCGFDDWWWSRRRRDSFCAEVNRAGFPTDVYVAPCAKSRSRRPSGWDEEMRSVGSWLAALPKPVGVMACNDDRAEVVLNACRTADLRVPDQVAVVGVGDDSMICDLCSPSLSSVAMNTQKVAYDAAKSLDRILTGRQSDRPALRIQPTGVVMRQSTDILAIEDTQVVAAMRFIQNQARSPVTVEDVAVHAGLSRRMLERRFRRALQRSVHDEIRRSRLDRLTRLLGQTQMSISEIAEAMRFSDAAHMCRFFRREAGISPAQYRKQRLI